In Oryza sativa Japonica Group chromosome 3, ASM3414082v1, one DNA window encodes the following:
- the LOC4332635 gene encoding transcription factor bHLH148, protein MASTSGSAAAVEERGNSERKRKRGATGESEGSEAQPSKWRTRRAHEIYSSKLLDAIRLVRSGSPSSSAAAPPRSRAVREAADRALAVSARGRTRWSRAILASHRRRIQAARRARLREAISPPSRHPSSSSGKGPKAPALARKAKVLGRLVPGCRKLPFPALLAEASDYIAALEMQVRAMTALAEVLSTVSGSGSASSSGGSSSPA, encoded by the coding sequence ATGGCGTCCACCtcgggctcggcggcggcggtggaggagagggggaatAGTGAGCGGAAGAGGAAGCGTGGCGCGACGGGGGAGTCGGAGGGGTCCGAGGCGCAGCCTTCCAAGTggcggacgcggcgggcgcACGAGATCTACTCGTCGAAGCTCCTCGACGCCATCCGCCTCGTGCGTTCCGGgtcgccctcctcctcggcggcggccccGCCGCGCAGCCGGGCCGTGCGCGAGGCGGCCGACCGCGCGCTCGCCGTCTCGGCGCGCGGGCGGACGCGCTGGAGCCGCGCCATCCTCGcgtcccaccgccgccgcatccaggccgcgcgccgcgcgcgcctccgCGAGGCCATCTCCCCGCCGTCGCGCCACCCATCCTCGTCGTCCGGTAAAGGGCCGAAGGCCCCAGCTCTGGCGAGGAAGGCGAAGGTGCTCGGGCGGCTGGTGCCCGGCTGCCGCAAGCTCCCATTCCCGGCTCTCCTCGCCGAGGCCTCCGACTACATCGCCGCGCTGGAGATGCAGGTGCGCGCCATGACCGCGCTCGCCGAGGTCCTTTCCACCGTCTCCGGCTCAggctcagcctcctcctccggcggctcctcttcgccggcgtGA